The proteins below come from a single uncultured Carboxylicivirga sp. genomic window:
- a CDS encoding sigma-70 family RNA polymerase sigma factor: MAMELLQSDADLWRLIKQENQKAFDTLFGRYWKPMFYWALKLTNQNEVAQTIVQDIFITLWERKAEISIDNVEAYLFKAVKFQSYKYYRDNQQFNLSINEVDHLEEPIEEVAEDDERVEKLNRAVDALPEKCREIFVMRKIHDFSIEQIAAQLGLSPQTVKNQIGKAFKQIRTSIDV; encoded by the coding sequence ATGGCTATGGAATTATTACAAAGCGATGCTGATTTATGGCGCTTAATTAAACAAGAAAATCAAAAAGCATTCGATACTTTATTTGGCCGTTATTGGAAACCTATGTTCTACTGGGCCCTAAAACTCACCAACCAAAACGAAGTTGCACAAACCATTGTGCAAGACATTTTTATTACACTGTGGGAGCGCAAAGCTGAAATTAGCATTGATAATGTCGAAGCTTATTTGTTCAAAGCCGTTAAGTTTCAATCCTATAAATATTATCGCGATAATCAGCAATTTAATTTGTCGATAAATGAAGTTGATCACTTAGAAGAGCCCATTGAAGAAGTGGCAGAGGATGATGAGCGTGTTGAAAAGTTGAATAGGGCTGTGGATGCATTGCCCGAAAAGTGTCGCGAAATATTTGTAATGCGTAAGATACATGATTTTAGTATCGAACAAATAGCTGCTCAGTTGGGATTGTCTCCACAAACCGTAAAAAATCAAATTGGTAAAGCATTTAAGCAGATACGTACATCCATTGATGTTTAG
- a CDS encoding FecR family protein: MNKKIDTYHRQSEEEITVPDWFHQKADGIKEEYARDKSLLQDVDDLEFQMLNHIHNRVTFKSKQQKTLQWLANFAAASVILAILAGGYLLIKPAKMITASNITEQIDSVLLADGSIIYLSPNAVFQYPDNFKGKTRSVYLLSGNAFFKIARNPAKPFLVKSGVMTTRVLGTSFNIHLSSQEYEVTVHTGKVNVSSDHQKVDLVPMQQAHFDFANNKLTYNKVPANAVLPWYNHNLSLVETSLHDIIEILEKKFGCECGNLSDDLLSKRVTIHIGKSATLLSVLNQINYISNLKLSINENNLIEEL; this comes from the coding sequence ATGAATAAAAAGATAGATACATATCATCGTCAATCAGAAGAAGAAATTACTGTACCAGACTGGTTTCATCAGAAAGCAGATGGAATAAAAGAAGAATATGCAAGAGATAAAAGCTTGCTTCAGGATGTAGATGATCTGGAATTTCAGATGTTAAATCATATACATAATCGCGTTACATTTAAAAGTAAGCAACAAAAGACATTACAATGGTTAGCTAACTTTGCTGCAGCTAGTGTTATATTGGCAATACTTGCCGGAGGTTATTTACTTATAAAACCTGCAAAAATGATAACGGCTTCAAATATAACTGAGCAAATCGATTCGGTGCTATTGGCTGATGGTAGTATTATTTATTTGAGTCCTAATGCTGTATTTCAATATCCTGATAATTTTAAAGGCAAAACGCGCTCTGTTTATCTTTTATCGGGTAATGCCTTTTTTAAAATCGCTCGTAATCCAGCTAAGCCTTTTCTGGTTAAGTCAGGGGTTATGACAACGCGTGTATTAGGTACCTCTTTTAACATACATTTATCATCACAGGAGTATGAAGTTACAGTGCATACCGGAAAAGTAAATGTTTCGTCAGATCATCAAAAGGTTGATTTGGTTCCAATGCAACAGGCGCATTTCGATTTTGCTAATAATAAGTTGACCTATAATAAAGTACCTGCTAATGCTGTATTACCCTGGTATAATCATAATCTTAGTCTGGTAGAGACTTCATTGCATGATATTATCGAAATATTGGAAAAGAAGTTTGGATGCGAATGTGGAAATCTGAGCGACGACCTTCTTTCCAAAAGAGTAACTATTCATATTGGTAAATCAGCCACCTTATTAAGTGTGTTAAATCAAATTAATTATATCTCAAACCTAAAACTTAGCATTAATGAAAATAACCTGATAGAAGAATTGTAA
- a CDS encoding TonB-dependent receptor — MYSKLNYFKQKTIILLMFFAAGMSVMAAGNRKHQTEVSGIERRATLTNIFTDLQIHTHYQFSYGEEVMADKNTYELTQNISDMKMVMDDLSEQANLSYSMEDMLVMVRKNESATTMQAQKKLIKGRVIDESKLPLPGVNILEEGTTNGVVTNLDGTFSIQLSGVSNNLVFSFIGYKDQVVLAQDDMSVQMEPEFEGLNEVVVVGYGSVKKTDVTGSLSKISEKSFRDGLNTSAENLIQGKVPGVRIVNSSGEPGAGVDVMIRGAGSIRSGNSPLFVIDGVPLSNEDVSPGGPNGGVGSSRARNPLNFLNPNDIESISVLKDASAAAIYGARGSNGVVLITTKKGLTQKPTFTMDSYVGVSQVAKKIDLLDGAKYAQVNPDQTYDSNVSTDWQDVMFRNAITTSNNLSFSNGTETGNYYVSLSHLDQEGIIQESNFSRLSGRVNVNESFLDDQRLRIKVNLTASQTKDNGIPNSENAGATGEVITHMLKANPTRPVYDENGNLFDFDTEGSYNPMYMLDFFDDETRTMRVLGNFEAKFRIIDGLEYQFNYGVDKSFSERNTTYYPNTTEIESIGAYYQQNYENYNYLLEHYLTFSRTFNSHHFDAMGGFSYQKFNRSGTTFGVKGIDDKSINPANNPGVGSDQQAVETVGFAEENELQSVFGRVNYNYKSKYLLTASLRADGSTRFGENNKYGYFPSFALGWNLSKESFLENSSLIDNLKLRGSWGQTGNQEVPNKVTQATYSVSSSSGYYLGGESNALTDGINYTRTANPDLKWEVVSQLNFGVDFDLMGGKLYGTLDYFNKTTTDAILLVPAVQPNFSDMWTNIDGEIINKGFEFTLGSNIIKSKDVKWTVDVNGATLNNEVKGLPVTEILSGGVSGSGVSGETVNIYKNGYAAGSFYMLHHMGFDADGNSIYSDDKQITEGALPTFTYGLNTSLSYKNVELTMSLVGQSGAYLFNNTKLATNHMSNLLSSKNVTNDVLNSGQSENDALRVSDYYLESSDYLRLNNLRVAYHFNTSKVEWLEGLTLYASGQNLFTITDYSGYDPSVNTSKSVGGNSSLGMDYASYPSSRTYLFGVNFKF, encoded by the coding sequence ATGTATTCAAAATTAAATTATTTCAAACAGAAAACCATCATTTTACTGATGTTTTTTGCAGCTGGTATGAGTGTTATGGCTGCCGGAAATAGAAAACATCAGACAGAAGTAAGCGGAATCGAGCGGCGTGCTACCTTAACAAATATCTTTACAGATCTTCAGATCCATACGCATTATCAGTTTAGTTATGGCGAAGAGGTGATGGCTGATAAGAACACATACGAACTTACTCAGAATATTTCTGATATGAAGATGGTAATGGATGACTTGTCGGAGCAGGCCAACTTAAGTTATAGTATGGAAGATATGTTGGTGATGGTTCGAAAAAACGAATCAGCAACGACTATGCAAGCTCAGAAAAAACTCATTAAAGGTAGAGTAATTGACGAGAGTAAATTACCGTTGCCAGGGGTTAATATTTTAGAAGAAGGAACAACTAATGGTGTAGTAACTAATCTTGATGGAACATTTAGTATTCAATTGAGTGGTGTTAGTAACAACTTGGTATTTTCTTTCATAGGTTATAAAGATCAGGTGGTGCTTGCTCAGGATGATATGAGTGTGCAGATGGAACCTGAATTTGAAGGATTAAACGAAGTAGTGGTTGTGGGTTATGGTAGTGTTAAGAAAACTGATGTTACAGGTTCGTTAAGCAAGATTTCGGAAAAAAGCTTCCGCGACGGATTGAATACTTCTGCCGAAAACCTGATACAAGGTAAAGTGCCGGGCGTACGCATTGTTAATTCAAGTGGAGAGCCAGGTGCCGGTGTAGATGTAATGATTCGGGGTGCCGGTTCTATTCGTAGTGGTAACTCACCTTTGTTTGTGATTGATGGAGTACCTTTAAGTAACGAAGATGTTAGCCCGGGTGGACCAAATGGAGGTGTAGGTAGTTCAAGAGCCCGTAACCCGCTTAACTTTTTAAACCCTAACGATATTGAATCGATAAGTGTATTAAAAGATGCTTCTGCTGCTGCAATATACGGTGCCCGGGGATCGAATGGTGTTGTTTTAATCACTACCAAAAAAGGATTGACTCAAAAACCAACTTTTACAATGGATTCGTATGTAGGTGTATCGCAGGTGGCTAAGAAGATTGATTTACTGGATGGTGCAAAGTATGCACAAGTTAATCCCGATCAAACTTACGATTCGAATGTATCTACCGATTGGCAGGATGTAATGTTTCGTAACGCTATTACCACCAGCAATAACCTGTCGTTTTCAAACGGTACCGAAACAGGTAACTATTATGTATCACTAAGTCATCTCGATCAGGAAGGTATTATTCAGGAAAGCAACTTTAGCCGTTTATCGGGTAGGGTTAATGTAAATGAGTCGTTTTTGGATGATCAACGATTAAGAATCAAGGTGAATCTAACAGCATCTCAAACCAAAGACAACGGTATACCAAACAGCGAAAATGCAGGAGCAACCGGTGAGGTGATAACACATATGCTAAAAGCTAACCCAACGCGTCCGGTATATGACGAGAATGGTAATCTTTTTGATTTTGATACCGAAGGAAGTTACAACCCTATGTATATGCTCGATTTTTTTGATGACGAAACACGTACCATGCGCGTGCTTGGTAACTTCGAAGCTAAGTTTCGTATTATTGATGGATTAGAGTACCAGTTTAACTATGGTGTTGATAAATCATTCTCAGAAAGAAATACAACCTATTACCCCAATACAACCGAAATTGAAAGTATAGGTGCTTACTATCAGCAGAACTACGAAAATTACAATTATCTATTGGAGCACTACCTTACCTTTTCACGAACATTCAATAGTCATCATTTCGATGCCATGGGTGGTTTTTCTTATCAAAAGTTTAATCGTTCGGGCACTACATTTGGTGTGAAAGGAATAGATGATAAAAGCATCAATCCAGCCAATAACCCTGGTGTGGGAAGCGATCAGCAGGCTGTAGAAACGGTTGGTTTTGCAGAAGAGAATGAATTGCAATCGGTTTTTGGTCGTGTTAATTACAACTACAAAAGCAAGTATTTACTTACCGCTTCGTTACGTGCTGATGGTTCAACACGCTTTGGTGAAAATAACAAATATGGTTACTTCCCTTCTTTCGCTTTGGGTTGGAATTTATCCAAAGAATCGTTTCTGGAGAACAGTTCGCTTATCGATAATTTAAAATTACGTGGTAGCTGGGGACAAACCGGTAATCAGGAGGTGCCTAACAAAGTAACTCAAGCTACGTATTCGGTATCTTCTTCGTCGGGTTATTACCTGGGGGGCGAATCCAATGCCTTAACCGATGGTATTAACTATACACGTACTGCTAATCCTGATTTGAAATGGGAGGTAGTGTCGCAGTTAAACTTTGGGGTGGATTTTGATTTAATGGGAGGTAAGTTGTACGGTACCTTAGATTATTTCAATAAAACTACGACTGATGCCATTCTTTTGGTTCCGGCTGTTCAGCCTAACTTTTCGGATATGTGGACTAACATAGATGGTGAGATCATTAACAAAGGATTTGAGTTTACTTTAGGAAGTAATATTATTAAATCAAAGGATGTAAAGTGGACGGTGGATGTTAACGGAGCAACGCTGAATAACGAAGTAAAAGGATTACCTGTAACCGAGATTTTGTCGGGTGGTGTATCTGGTTCGGGAGTTTCGGGTGAAACGGTTAATATATACAAAAACGGATATGCGGCCGGATCGTTTTATATGTTACATCATATGGGATTTGATGCCGATGGTAATTCAATCTATAGCGATGATAAACAAATTACAGAAGGGGCCTTGCCAACGTTTACCTATGGTTTAAACACTTCTTTGAGTTATAAAAATGTGGAACTAACCATGTCGTTGGTGGGACAATCGGGTGCCTACCTCTTTAATAATACCAAGTTGGCTACCAATCATATGTCTAACTTGCTGTCGAGCAAAAACGTTACCAACGATGTATTAAACTCCGGTCAATCAGAAAACGATGCCTTGCGCGTGAGTGATTATTATCTTGAGAGTTCTGATTACCTAAGGTTAAATAACCTTAGAGTAGCTTATCATTTTAATACTTCAAAAGTTGAATGGCTCGAAGGTCTTACGTTGTATGCATCAGGTCAGAATTTATTTACCATTACCGATTACAGTGGTTACGATCCTTCGGTGAATACATCTAAAAGTGTTGGAGGAAACTCATCGTTAGGTATGGATTACGCATCCTATCCATCATCGCGTACTTATTTGTTTGGTGTTAACTTTAAATTTTAA
- a CDS encoding RagB/SusD family nutrient uptake outer membrane protein, which translates to MFDLKFRYKNILMAGALLAISAVGCTDLEEKVIDEIVSGDISEVEGAEASLLAATYSKSESIFGDYGGSWCLQEMTTDEAMLPVRGEDWRDGGKWKMLHEFGWDASSVKVEDNWLQLNGAIAQAASAINVIKSSSIAERNLYLAEARGMWALYSYNLVDLFGQMPYRDPMNLTFVQDPVIMDTQDAISIIVNTLYDIIPDLATIGTQGTHAGRFTKEGAYALLAKIYLNKAVYNDRYNASSSFDFTANNNMDSVIYFANKLIDSPAFDLEPDYFEIFGVDNQNNSELILAYIQKATGANTGQNDFTYLSMGRNQKANPENNRGSNATCTTPDYLATWDGNTNDPRYHKHTIKNGGEAFKNDGTDYSLPYDGTFHFNRGFQEGQQYGPIIVNGAFEMDPDAAGRVLVQMLYTEKTQTLPMDFTRELNFDVANDAAFSQNQINRGVRVFKQEYDAENTRSKGGVDISIFRLGGIYTMRAEALYRKGNVPGALADINTLRTSRFSIDKEGNRYYGQPIETLDEETLYNEISYEMYWEGERRQEMIRFGTFDKAYTAKPATEPMFRVFPIPQSELDVNKNYIQNKDY; encoded by the coding sequence ATGTTTGATTTAAAATTTCGATATAAAAATATACTGATGGCAGGAGCATTGTTAGCCATTAGTGCAGTGGGATGTACCGATCTTGAAGAAAAAGTAATTGACGAAATAGTATCGGGAGATATTAGTGAGGTTGAAGGAGCAGAGGCTTCGTTGCTGGCAGCCACATACAGCAAAAGCGAATCTATCTTTGGTGATTATGGCGGATCGTGGTGCTTGCAGGAGATGACAACCGATGAAGCCATGCTTCCGGTGCGCGGCGAAGACTGGCGCGATGGAGGCAAGTGGAAAATGTTGCACGAGTTTGGATGGGATGCCTCATCTGTTAAAGTGGAAGATAACTGGCTACAGTTAAATGGAGCCATTGCACAGGCGGCTTCGGCAATAAATGTTATTAAAAGCAGTAGTATAGCTGAGCGCAATTTATACTTAGCCGAAGCGCGAGGTATGTGGGCTTTGTATTCGTATAACCTGGTTGATTTATTTGGGCAAATGCCTTATCGCGATCCTATGAATCTTACTTTTGTGCAAGATCCGGTGATAATGGACACACAGGATGCGATCAGCATTATAGTAAACACTTTGTATGATATCATACCTGATTTGGCTACCATTGGTACACAAGGTACCCATGCCGGACGTTTTACCAAAGAAGGGGCTTATGCTTTGTTGGCAAAAATATATCTAAACAAAGCTGTGTACAATGATCGTTACAATGCATCATCAAGCTTTGATTTTACAGCCAACAATAACATGGACTCGGTAATCTATTTTGCTAATAAGCTGATTGATTCACCTGCTTTTGATCTCGAACCAGACTATTTTGAAATATTTGGTGTTGATAATCAGAATAATTCGGAGTTGATTCTGGCTTATATTCAAAAAGCTACCGGGGCTAATACAGGGCAAAACGATTTTACCTATTTAAGTATGGGGCGTAATCAAAAAGCCAATCCGGAGAATAATCGTGGTTCGAATGCTACCTGCACAACTCCCGATTATTTAGCTACTTGGGACGGTAATACCAACGATCCGCGTTACCATAAGCATACCATTAAAAATGGGGGCGAGGCTTTTAAAAACGATGGTACCGATTATAGCTTGCCCTACGATGGTACATTCCATTTTAACCGGGGTTTTCAGGAGGGACAACAATATGGACCTATCATTGTAAATGGAGCGTTTGAGATGGATCCGGATGCTGCTGGAAGAGTGCTGGTACAAATGCTATACACCGAAAAAACACAAACATTGCCAATGGATTTCACCCGGGAGTTAAACTTTGATGTAGCCAATGATGCCGCTTTCTCGCAGAACCAGATTAACCGAGGAGTAAGAGTTTTTAAGCAGGAATATGATGCCGAAAACACCCGAAGTAAAGGAGGAGTTGATATCTCTATATTCCGCCTGGGAGGAATATACACCATGCGTGCCGAGGCTTTGTATCGCAAAGGTAATGTTCCGGGTGCTTTAGCAGATATTAATACCTTGCGTACTTCTCGCTTTAGTATTGACAAAGAGGGGAATCGTTATTATGGACAACCCATCGAAACATTGGATGAAGAGACCCTTTATAACGAAATAAGTTACGAGATGTACTGGGAAGGTGAGCGTCGTCAGGAGATGATTCGTTTTGGTACCTTTGATAAGGCTTATACCGCCAAACCTGCTACTGAGCCAATGTTCAGAGTTTTTCCTATTCCTCAATCGGAATTGGATGTAAATAAAAACTACATTCAAAACAAAGACTATTAA
- a CDS encoding cellulase family glycosylhydrolase, which produces MKITTLIVLIYLSTIYVAAQTPVEKNGQLSVSGNRIVNKNGVPVSLAGNSLFWSNTYWGGEKYYNADVVDWLASDWNCSIVRAAMGVDDDWGYLHDATNKQKVTTVVDAAIDAGIYVIIDWHSHHAEDYQQQAETFFEEMAQLYGAYPNIIYEIYNEPLQGVSWSSTIKPYAEAVIGAIRSYDTNNLIVVGTPSWSQEVDVASNDPITSYGNIAYALHFYAATHHQEIRDKALTALNNGIALMVTEWGTVQSSGDGAVDEAEVDTWMNFLYEHKLSHCNWAINDKAEGASALKQGASVAGNWTDDNLTTSGLLVKDIVTNWNSRFSTSVSQPDVSTFKMYPNPAKNWITIEASGINQIELIDMAGNKVKQLSGAGNQTQIDLHTFAKGIYLVKVSCVNQVVLKKLVVQ; this is translated from the coding sequence ATGAAAATTACTACCTTAATTGTACTTATTTATCTATCTACTATTTATGTGGCCGCACAAACGCCAGTTGAAAAAAATGGTCAACTATCGGTAAGTGGCAATCGAATTGTTAATAAAAATGGAGTACCTGTTTCGCTGGCAGGTAACAGTCTTTTCTGGAGCAATACCTACTGGGGGGGAGAAAAATATTACAATGCCGATGTGGTTGATTGGCTAGCATCTGATTGGAATTGTAGCATTGTGCGGGCAGCCATGGGAGTGGATGATGACTGGGGGTATTTGCACGATGCCACTAATAAGCAAAAGGTAACTACTGTGGTTGATGCTGCTATTGACGCAGGAATATATGTGATTATTGACTGGCACTCGCATCATGCCGAAGATTACCAGCAACAGGCTGAGACTTTTTTTGAAGAGATGGCGCAGCTTTATGGCGCTTATCCAAATATTATTTACGAGATATATAATGAGCCACTTCAGGGGGTATCGTGGTCGAGTACCATTAAACCTTATGCCGAAGCTGTAATTGGTGCCATTAGAAGCTATGATACCAATAATCTGATTGTAGTGGGCACACCCAGTTGGTCGCAAGAGGTAGATGTTGCCTCTAATGATCCTATTACATCGTACGGTAATATTGCCTATGCTTTGCATTTTTATGCGGCTACCCATCATCAGGAAATAAGAGATAAAGCCTTAACAGCTCTCAATAATGGAATTGCCTTAATGGTTACCGAGTGGGGAACGGTACAATCCAGTGGCGATGGTGCGGTGGATGAAGCCGAGGTTGACACATGGATGAATTTCTTGTATGAGCATAAATTGAGTCATTGTAACTGGGCAATAAACGATAAAGCCGAAGGTGCTTCTGCTCTTAAGCAAGGAGCATCAGTTGCAGGTAATTGGACCGACGATAATTTAACTACATCGGGTTTGCTTGTAAAAGATATTGTTACCAATTGGAATAGTCGTTTTAGCACCTCTGTTAGTCAACCTGATGTTTCAACTTTTAAAATGTATCCTAATCCGGCAAAGAATTGGATAACTATAGAAGCCAGTGGAATCAATCAGATTGAACTTATAGATATGGCTGGAAATAAGGTGAAACAGCTGAGTGGAGCTGGAAATCAAACTCAGATCGATTTGCATACGTTTGCCAAAGGTATTTACCTGGTTAAAGTAAGTTGTGTAAATCAGGTTGTGCTTAAAAAGTTGGTAGTGCAGTAG